In Tenrec ecaudatus isolate mTenEca1 chromosome 4, mTenEca1.hap1, whole genome shotgun sequence, a single window of DNA contains:
- the LOC142446298 gene encoding olfactory receptor 5AN6-like, which translates to MATAEGRNRTTVTKFILLGFSEFPKLTLVLFSIFLGIYLLTVFWNLGLSILIKIDSHLHTPMYYFLNKLAFVDICYVSSTTPKMLSDFFQEQKSISFVGCAVQYFFFTSFGLIESCLLVSMAYDRYAAICNPLLYTAIMSPTLCLQLLIGSTITGSLGSLTQLCGLLQLQFCGPNIINHFYCDLPQLVSLSCSDTFYMDVLFAVLTVIYGLTSVLLIMISYGYIVATILKMSSAEGRSKAFNTCASHLTAVSLFFGSATFVYLCPNSDDSLSQGKLVSVVYTIVIPILNPLIYSLRNKEIKDALIRCKKRIFS; encoded by the coding sequence ATGGCAACGGCTGAAGGAAGAAACAGAACTACTGTTACCAAGTTCATCCTCTTGGGATTCTCTGAATTTCCAAAGCTCACACTCGTCCTCTTTTCAATATTCCTAGGCATCTACCTTCTGACAGTTTTCTGGAACCTAGGTCTTAGCATCTTGATCAAGATAGACTCTCATTTGCACACACCTATGTACTACTTCCTCAACAAACTAGCCTTCGTAGACATATGCTATGTGTCCTCCACGACTCCCAAGATGCTCTCAGACTTcttccaggagcagaaatccaTCTCCTTTGTGGGGTGTGCTGTGCAGTACTTCTTCTTCACTAGCTTTGGTCTGATCGAAAGCTGTCTTCTCGTGTCCATGGCTTATGACCGATACGCTGCCATTTGTAACCCTCTACTTTACACAGCCATCATGTCCCCAACCCTGTGTCTACAGCTGCTGATTGGATCAACCATAACTGGATCTTTGGGCTCATTAACCCAGCTCTGTGGCTTACTTCAGCTTCAATTCTGTGGGCCAAATATCATTAACCATTTCTACTGTGACCTGCCACAACTAGTGAGCTTATCTTGTTCTGATACCTTTTACATGGATGTTTTATTTGCTGTGTTGACAGTGATCTATGGACTGACCTCTGTCCTGCTTATCATGATATCCTATGGTTATATCGTTGCCACCATTCTGAAGATGAGTTCTGCTGAAGGCAGGTCCAAGGCTTTCAACACCTGTGCTTctcacttgacagcagtgagcctTTTTTTTGGCTCAGCCACCTTTGTGTATTTATGTCCCAATTCTGATGATTCTCTTAGCCAAGGCAAGCTGGTCTCTGTTGTCTACACTATCGTGATTCCCATAttaaatccattgatctatagtcTGCGAAATAAGGAAATCAAAGATGCCCTCATCAGATGTAAGAAAAGGATTTTCTCCTGA
- the LOC142446299 gene encoding olfactory receptor 5AN6-like produces MAEGRNRTTVTQFILLGFSDFPKLTLVLFSIFLGIYLLTVFWNLGLSILIKIDSHLHTPMYYFLNKLAFVDICYVSSTTPKMLSDFFQEQKSISFVGCAVQYFFCSSFGLIESCLLVSMAYDRYAAICNPLLYTAIMSPTLCLQLLIGSIVIGSLGSLTQLCGFLQLQFCGPNIINHFYCDLTQLVNLSCSDTFYMNVLLAVLTVIYALASVLVIMISYGYIVATILKMSSAEGRSKAFNTCASHLTAVSLFYGSSTFVYICPNSDDSLSQGKLASVVYTIVIPMLNPLIYSLRNKEIKGALIRCKRRIYS; encoded by the coding sequence ATGGCTGAAGGAAGAAACAGAACTACTGTTACCCAGTTCATCCTCTTGGGATTTTCTGATTTTCCAAAGCTCACACTCGTCCTCTTTTCAATATTCCTAGGCATCTACCTTCTGACAGTTTTCTGGAACCTAGGTCTTAGCATCTTGATCAAGATAGACTCTCAtctgcacacacccatgtactacTTCCTCAACAAACTAGCCTTCGTAGACATATGCTATGTGTCCTCCACGACTCCCAAGATGCTCTCAGACTTcttccaggagcagaaatccaTCTCCTTTGTGGGGTGTGCTGTGCAGTACTTCTTCTGCTCTAGCTTTGGTCTGATTGAAAGCTGCCTTCTCGTGTCCATGGCTTATGACCGATATGCTGCCATTTGTAACCCTCTGCTTTACACAGCCATCATGTCCCCGACCCTCTGTCTACAGCTCTTGATTGGATCGATCGTAATTGGATCTTTGGGCTCATTAACCCAGCTGTGtggctttcttcagcttcaattttgTGGGCCAAATATCATTAACCATTTCTACTGTGACCTGACCCAACTAGTGAACTTATCTTGTTCTGATACCTTTTACATGAACGTTTTATTAGCCGTGCTGACAGTGATCTATGCACTGGCCTCTGTCCTGGTTATCATGATATCCTATGGTTATATCGTTGCTACCATTCTGAAGATGAGTTCGGCTGAAGGCAGGTCCAAGGCTTTCAACACCTGTGCTTCTCACCTGACAGCAGTGAGTCTTTTCTATGGCTCAAGCACCTTTGTGTATATATGCCCCAATTCTGATGATTCTCTTAGCCAAGGCAAGCTGGCCTCTGTTGTCTACACTATAGTGATTCCCATGTTAAACCCATTGATCTACAGTCTGAGAAATAAGGAAATCAAAGGTGCCCTAATCAGATGTAAGAGAAGGATTTATTCCTGA